The Novipirellula caenicola DNA segment ACGTTTCGATTGCCGACATCAATCAATACTACAACGACCATCTCGATGACTACCGCCATCCGGCCGAAGCGACGTGGGAACAACTGACCGTGCTGTTCAGCAATTTTGCTTCGCGCGAAGAAGCGATGAAGGCAATCTCGGACATGGGACGCGAAGCCTATTTTGGTGGCAACCTGCAAGCGGTCGCACGAGCCAAAAGCCAAGAGCCATTTGCAAGTTCCGGAGGCCTTCATGACTGGACCGCCAAAGGATCGCTTGCATCGGATGTGCTGGACCAACAGATTTTTACTCTGCCGCTCAACGCCATGAGCGAGATCATTCAAGACGAGACGGGTTACCACATCTTGCGGGTACTGGATCGACGCGAGGCAGGGTACGCGCCACTAAGCGAAGTGCAGGATGAGATACGCGCCAAAATTCGCGAACAGAAGATCGCCGATTCGCAAAAGAACGTGATGAAGGACATGCAGAAACGAGTGCAAGTGTGGAGTCTGTTTCCCGAAGACATCGAGGGTGCGAAACCGTTGCCCCAAAGCATTGCACGGCGTCCGGATGATTCCACAACCTATCCGAATCGCTTCTAACGGATCGCAGCTCACAGTTGCGAGAGTCTTCTTAGCCGCATCACACGCTACCGATAGCGTTTCGACCACGCAAACGCCTCCACCAGCTACCGCGATTTTGCCACCGAATCAATCTTGGTTTTAAAAAGCCAAGCGTCCCACGTTTACGCATCCCGAGACCGCCACCATGATCAAGCGAATGGCTCACTACGCGATGTGCGTTTCGCTTGCGCTGCTGCTAGCGGGCTGTGGCCAATTAGCCCATCGTTTGACCACCAACGTTCCGGAAACGTTTATTCCCAACCCATTGGAATTGCCGCCAGCTCCGGATGCATTCGTTTGGTCGCAAGTCGTCGACGCGATGGATGATTACTTTCGCATCGCTAGGGAACAACCGGTCCAGAATTCCGACGGGATCGTATTGGATGGTCGGCTGGAGACGACTTATCAAATCGGCGCCTCGCTGATGGAGCCTTGGAAAAAGGACAGCACGCCTGGCTTTGAACGCTTGCAATCGACCCTGCAATCGATCCGTCGTCGGGCGATCGTGACCGTTCGCCCGCAAGGCGCCGGGTACGTGATCGAAGTCGTCGTGCAAAAGGACCTCGAGGACACCGATCGAAATCAATACGCGACCGAATCGGCGTCCAACAAACGGCATGATGGCACGTTGATACGTGAACAAAACCGCATCGACGACACTCCGCAAACCCTCGGCTGGATCCCGCTCGGTCGTGACGCCTCGCTAGAGCAGGTAATTTTGCGAGATATTTTCGGTCGTATCACTCAGCCGGATCGCAACTGACCGTCTTGGCATCACTATTTTTATTGAAATGTGTCATCCCGAATGGGATCGGCACAATCGATATCTCTTAACAGCAAATGCCGAACTTACAGCCAAACTTGAGCTCGGACCGCTAATTTTCGAGCCGACGGGGCGCCGATACCGAACCCTGCCTCGCGGCACCAACACCCAGTCGCTAGGCCGTGTGAAACATTGGGCGTTTCCCCCCCGAGCTCTGCACCTCATGATCTGCATCACGCCTACCCGTGTCGACTACCAAACACTTTGTGCCAACGTCGAACGCCGGCTTTGCGAACTCGGGCATCTTGAATCCAAACAGTTCCCGATGACTCAGCGGGAAGTGATTCGAGGCGGAAAACCCTGTGGCATCTACTTTTGCTTGCATGGGCCTCGTAGTGTCAAACTGACCGCGATTTGCGATTTCACCAAGAACACGATCATCTATTACGGCAGCGACGGAATCCGTCGCGAAAACGCGCCGCTGTCGGCCCGCGTATCGAGCCAAATCCAAGACGAATTGAAGGCCGCGTAACAGCGCTCGCCGCAGGCTCTTTTCGATTCGCCCCCTCGTTCCTCGGCTCTCCCTGGGAACGCACCGCCCCCGAACGCGTAAGTATTGATGTTGTGCGTTTGTTTTTAGGGGCAAAGCCCCAGACGTTTACCTAGCCCAGCCCAACGGGCTGGGGCAAAGAAAACGAATGAATTGTAGGGCCGACGGCCCGGCCGTTTACTCGGATCTACTAAGGCCGGCCAGGCAAATTGCTGAGCCCGCGGCCCGGAGAACGTCGAAGAACGCAATTTCAAAGCTCGTCATCGAGGGAATCTCGCTCATGACTCGGTCCCTCACAGACACATTTTGAAGTTGAGATATTTGCTGTCGCGGAGCGACATATTTCGATAGCCTCGGACTTCAGTCCGAGGATTTTCGCCAGTATCAATCGAGTCCCAACGGGACGTTTTGTGACTTGATCGTTCGCCACAGAACGTCGCTCCGCGACGGGGTGCTAAATCAGCAACCTGAAAGGCAGCGAGTTTCGACGTCGATCTTAACAACCAAGATCGGGGTTTTGATTCGCATCGCCAATCCGTGTCCGCAGCAATCTACTCGGATCGTCCGAACCAGCGGCGGGCTCGGTCGTACCACGACGCTGGCTTTGCCGGACTCATCATCTGCTGCAACGTGCGCGGCGATTCTCGACGCCCCTGAATCACGTCGGACACCAGATTGCCAATGTGTTGATTGACCGCATCCTCGGGTTTGATCCGTTTCGCGTGGGCGATCGTCTTTTCAGCTTTCGCAGTTTGCCCATCAATCAAATAGGCGACGGCCAAATTACCAAGCAATTCGGGATCGTCGGGTGAGACGGCGACGGCATGTTCGCCTACCTGACACGCCTGCTTGGTGTCCGCTTGTTCCAAACAGATGCCGGCAAGTTCTTTGAGCACCATCGTATTGTCGGGTTCAAGATCCGCCGCACGTTGCAAACAATCACGAGCTCGTTTGAGCTCGTCCACCGCAAACCAAGCTTTCCCCAACATCACGTGGGCGCCCCATGCGGCAGGCTGTTTCGCGATCAAGTGCTGCAATTGGCCGATCGCGTTTCGCAACGCTTCCTGACGGCTGGCGTCCACCGGCGGATCGCCTGGATTGCGATTGTGTTGCCACACCACCGCCACGGCTTGTTCATAAATCTCTTCGTCGGTTTCATGCAGCCGAGTGTGATAGAGCAATTGCCCCGTTTCCTTATCGCGATACACATCGATTTTGCCTTCGCGGCGAACGAACTCTAATCGCGATTGCACCT contains these protein-coding regions:
- a CDS encoding tetratricopeptide repeat protein → MPLLIQGTAIVIRNDALDRCLPGGAADFVSIAPNAMSYSDDLLSQASFMSPLDAHRFAEQLELYGLDRTNEVVDFVMVHSHDQTAEPDNDWLVLFEYEGGLIATMRGSESRKIVAPKSWTPGEQPALQHLSGEEVQSRLEFVRREGKIDVYRDKETGQLLYHTRLHETDEEIYEQAVAVVWQHNRNPGDPPVDASRQEALRNAIGQLQHLIAKQPAAWGAHVMLGKAWFAVDELKRARDCLQRAADLEPDNTMVLKELAGICLEQADTKQACQVGEHAVAVSPDDPELLGNLAVAYLIDGQTAKAEKTIAHAKRIKPEDAVNQHIGNLVSDVIQGRRESPRTLQQMMSPAKPASWYDRARRWFGRSE